Genomic DNA from Hymenobacter jejuensis:
GCCTTTTTCGACCATGCGGGCCAGCGGCGACGGGTTTTGTGCACACAGCATTTTGGCACCTTGTAAGTCGCCTTTCACCATCAGCCCTTTGATGCCCGACATGAACGAGTCGGGGTTGCCGGCGGCACGGCGAATGGTGAAATAGCGCTCCAGAATGATGTAAACCGAAACTGCGAAAAGCAGGAAGATGGGGAGCATAATCCAGCCCCCTTTCAGAATCAGATCAATGAGTGAGAGATCGGTGGTAGCAGCGGTGGGCAGACCTACCGCGGCAGCGGCAGTATCGGCGGGGGCAGTGGTGGCGGCAGTGGTAATCTGCAGCAGAAATGAGGTCATGCTAGTAATTGAGAACCCAGAGATCTTTTCCTAAGTGCGGACGCAGCTTATTGACTTGGTTGTAGGCAGTAGTTCGGTCCGGGAAATCGACGGCCGAAAGACGATATTGACGGCTGCCCGGTCCTGGCAGAATCACGCGCGCATCCCGATGCCCATGGTCTACCAACGCTTTCCGACCTACCAACGCATGCTTTAGCGAGGTATAAACGCCGGCGATAACGTAGTAACGTCCCGTTCGCGCTTTAATTGTTGGTTCTGCAGCAAGAGCAGCAGGTGCTACGGTCGGCTTGGCTAGTGCGGCGGCTGGGGCTACGGCTTTAGGTGCCGCAGCGGTTTTGGCTACCGACGCAGTCCCCTTAGCGGGTGCAGCTGGCTTTACAGGGCGGGCAGCAACAGTCGGTGTTTTAGCAACTTTTACTTCCGGCGCTACGGGGGCAGCTTCTTTGCTATCTGCGGCCCCGTCCGGGACGAACTCTTCGCTCCAACCGTTGTTGGCCAGCGTCGCTTGCTGACGGGCTACTTTCTCGGCAGGCGTTGCAACAGACTGAGCATGTGGCTGTAGAACACTGAGCTTCCAGTCGTTGGGCAAATAATCTGTTTGCCAGGCAAACATGTAGTTGGCCGTCAGTACTAATCCCGCAATGACAATGCCGGCGGCAATTTTGAAAGCGCGCATAGTGCGGCGCGAACGAGCCGCGGCCATCATCGGTGTGGCCGGCTTGCGGTCGCGGGCCAGCAGGGCATCGGTAGCGCGCACTGGCCGCGATACCAGTTCAGGCAACCCGTAGCTAGCTGGCAACAGATTTTGGGTGCCCGTATACTCAAACTCCAAACCACGGCCTACCGCCCGGCGGAAAACGCCGATGCCGGGCAATTCGGTGCGCTGGGTTGCCGTCAACTCCGCTTGCAAAGCGGCCACGGCATCGCGGATGAGCTGCCGGGCCTGCGCTGCTGGCACGTTCAGAGCCCGCACCATAGCATCGACCAGCAGGCCGTCGTTGCGCGTGAGCGACTGGTTGAAGGCCACGCGCTTAGCCGGCGGCGCCAGCGTATGCCGGACCGGGTGTACCTGCGCTGGGGCGTAATCGGCAATCAGGCCGCCGAAATCGGGAATGATGACGCAGTCGTGGTCCCGAAGCAGGGTTCGGATGTGGTCGGAGAGCTGCAAAGGCGTCAAAGGTTATGGTTTGCTTTGTTTTACAACCATCTGATTAGCAGAACAATACAAAAGACCTTTCAGCCGGCCAACTCCTTCTTTGCCAATCGAAAGAAAGGAGAATGGGCGGCCAAAAGGTCCTGCACGTGCACTACGAGGACAGCGGTTGTTGCATCAACGCAAACGGGTTCTAGAAATCGTATGTTACGCCCGCCAGCAGATTGATTCCTTTCACCGGATAGTTGAGGAAGCGCTCGTACTTGCGGCCCAGCAAATTGTTGCCTAAAGCAAATATTGACAGATTTTCCGAGAAACGATAATCTCCGCGCAGGTTTAGGTCGACAACAGAGTCGGTGGCGCGGGGCAGTTTGCGGTAGCCAACCAGCGCATCCTGGCGTTTGTAGGTTGAACCGTAGCTGGAACTGTAGGTGTATAACTCCGCGCCCAACAGCAACTTGCTGTACATGTTATACGTGGCAAACAACCCGGTTTGGAACGCTGGCCGGTGGTATGCCTTTTCGAGCGTGTGTACTTTGTAACCGTTGTAGTCGGCCTTGAAGCCGAGGCGAAATTGTTCGGTGGCGTTGTAGAGCGCCTCGCCGTGCACGTTCAGCAACTGCGTGGCTTTCTTGTCATACACCAAGTCGAACCGGGTCGAATCGCCGCGGAAGATGCCGTTGGTAATCGCGCCGGGCACTACTGCGCCGCCGTTGTTGTAGAAGTACAGATTGCGATCGTTGGATACCGTCACCTTCGCGTTGAGTTCCAGGGCCCGCACCGGCGTAGCGTTGAAACCAAAATAAAGCGTTGGCCCGCGGTGCGTATCTGCCACCCGCTGGTTGGGTCCGATCCACGGCATTTCGGTCGTCAGGTCGTACATCGTAACCCGCTGAATAGCACCGCCCAAGCCGGCAAATACCAAGAATTTATCCTCTGTGACGGTGTAGCCCAGTCGAATTGCGGGATAGACGTTGAACTGGCTGACATCATTGATGGTATCGCCCGAATAGCCCAAGGTCGCTCCGACCGATACGGCTAACCGATTCAGCGTCAGCTCGTAAGACGGCGTAATCTGCACAAAGGGCCGGCTGGTGGTCGCCGAGTCCTTGTAAGAAATGAATGACACATCGCCGTTTACAACCACGTGGCCCTTCTCGCTCATGTTGTAAGTAGAGCGCAACGAGGCGTTGAAGTTGTTTTCGCGGGCCTGAAACCGGTCTTTCCAGAAATTGAAGCCGACGCCAAAGTCGTATTGCAAAGCCGCGTCTTTGTCGCGGTTGCGGGCGTAAACCTTCACGGCGGCCCGCTGGAACACCTGCTTGATGCTGTCGGCTTCTGGCGGCAGACGCGGCACGTTGCGGTTGTAACCGTAGAAATTGTACCGTTCCCGGCCCAAGTCGAGTTTGGCACCCAAGGTCATCGGGCCGCTGTAGGTTTCGCCGTTGAGGCCAAGGCTGGTCTGGCTGCTACCGGAATTGGCCTTGTCAACAGAACCGCGCGTGGAGGACAAGTGGCTGAAATCCAAGCCGTAGGAAGCGGCATCGCTGCGTGTATTATGCAAATACGCTTTCCCGTACAGCGTGCCGTAATTACCCACGGCGCCCTTCACATAGTTGCCGGTCAGCGGCGAGAGTTCTTCCTGCTTAATCGTGAGCACGCGCACCGACGGGTTGAGGCGGTCGGCGGGCAGGCGAAAATCCGGAAACGTATAGCCAACGTTCTGCTTCTGCTTGGTCGGCGGCTCGATCTTGATCTTCTCGTAGTTGCGCGTGGCTTCGGGCAACTGATTGACCCGCTCCTTTACAATTTCGATTTCGGCATCTTCAATCTTACCGCCAGTTTTGGCCGGTGTCCGTTGGGCCCACGCAGATGCATGCGGCGCAACGGCGGCTAGTAGAGCGGCAAAAGCCAACGTTTGGGGGGAGCGAAACGTCATGTGGACTAGGTTAAGTTATTTGCAAGCACCACTTTATATGCATACAAATAACTATTTGATAATCAGATATTTACAAACTATGGCTCTACCGTCGTACTAGTAGAGTCAGCAGGCTGCGCGGGCGTGGGCACGAGAGAATTGCGGCCTGGCGCTTTCTTGCTGGTCGGAGCCGTGGTGGTACCCGGCTTCGAGGTAGTGGGCGTCTTGCCCGGCGCTGCTTTGCCAGGAGCCGCTGGCGCTGGCGTGGCGTCGGCGGGCAAAGCCGACAGGCGTTGCTTCGCTCCTTCGATGATTTCCGCCAGCGGGAATTTGTTGTCGATGATGGAGTTGAGCGTGGCCCGCGCCTGGAAGGTTTCGCCCTGCGCCGCGTAGATGTCGGCAATCAGCAAAAAGCCGCGGCCCTGCCAGAGCTCGTAGTTTGACGCGTTGGTTTTGTAGGCCGCATCCAAAGCTTCAGGGTATTTCTTTTGCTGATACAGCACGTCGGCGATCAGGTACTGCGCCTCCGCGCCGCTTTCGTCGGCAGCAGCGGCGGCGGTTGTCAGCTCGGGGATAGCCTGGTCGAGGTTGCCGGCTTTGTAGCTGGCTTTGCCCAGGTACAGCAACGCAGCGTTGCTGGCCGTTGGCGAAGCATTACCCTGCGCCCGCAGTTCCTCGGCCACACGGCGCGTGCCGACAAAGTCGCCGCTTTCATAGTAGCTCTTCATCAGCCCCAGGCCAGCATTGGCCACCTCGCGCTTGTTTTGCGAAACTTCCCGCAGGCGCGTGTAATACTTGGCAGCCTCCGCGTAGTTTTTGTTTTCAAACTCCAGATCGGCTACCCGACCCACGGCGCGGTTGACGAACTCACTTTTGCCCTCTTCTACCACGGCCCGCAGACGCGGCAACGCTTCCGTTTTGTTGTTGAGCTTCAGATACGAATCAGCCAGGAAATAGCGACCGTCAGCGGCCAGCGCATTGCTGGGGTATTGCTTCAGGTACGACTCCAGTCGCGGAATGGCCTGCTGGTACTTTTCGGCCAGGTACAGCGACTTGGCCGCCTCAAACTCCACGCTTTCGGTGGCGTTGCTGCTGGGGTTCTGCTGCTTGTACTGCGCCAGATATTGGTCAAATTCCTCGGTGCGGCCCAGCGCCGTCAGGCTTTCCTGAAGGCTGTAAAGCGCCGTATTGGCCGATTTGGTTTGCGGATACTGCGTCAGTACCTGCCGGTAATCGGCCACGGCTTTTTCGTGCTGGTTGAGGTTGGCATAGGCCACGCCCCGCTTCTGCAACGCCTGCGGAATCAGGGGGCTGTTCGGCCGGTTCTGAATCAGGCGGGTGAAGCCATCGACGGCAGGTTGGAAATTCCCGCTTTCAAAATCCAGCTGCGCTTGCTGGTAGACGGCATCGTCGGCGTAGCGCGAGTTGGGGTTAGTTTTCAGCAGCGTGCTCAGGTTGCGCGAAGCTTCGTCGCGCCGGCCCATTAGGCCCAGCGTCAGGCTTTTCTGATAGTAGGCGTAATCCTTGTCCTGCGCGTTGGCTTGAATGGCTTTGTCGTACAGATCCAGCGCCTGCTGGTAGTTTTTGGCCACGTAGTAGGTGTCGGCCAAGCGCAAGGTCACGTCGTAGTAGTTCGGATCGGTGGGCTTGGCCTGCGGATCGCTCAAATAAGCCTGAAACTGCGGCCGGGCGCGGTCATACTGCTTGGTGTTGTAATAGGCATACCCAAGGCCGTAGCGCGCGCGCTGGTCGAAATCCGCTTCGGCTGCCGAGCCCGAACGCGCCGTGCGGGCCGCGGCCGTATAGCTCTGAATGGCTTCGGGGTATTTCTGCCCAATGCTATATATCTCACCCTTAAGCACTTGCGCAGCAGCGCGCAACGCATCGTCCTGCGGGTATTTCAACGACTTGTCCAGCAAGGGCAGCGCTTCGTTGAAGCGGCCGTTGTTGTAAAGCGTGGCCGCCTGTAGGTACGACACCCGCTGGTAAGTAGCGTTGAGCTTGGAGCTGCGCTCGTCGAGGTTATCCAAGTAGTTGAGCGCCTGGGCGTAATCCGACGAATTCAGGAAACTTTCGCTCAGAATATCATCCACCACGGCCTGGTTTTTCGACCGCGGGAAGCGCTTACTGAAGTCCTTCAGCGAAGCCACTACCTCGGGCGCGTTGCCCAGCTCGTAGTTTACCTGCGCATACTTCACCGTGGCATTTTCGGTGATGTTCTTGTCGTAATTGGCTTTGCGCGCCGCATCGAAAGAGTTGAGCG
This window encodes:
- a CDS encoding HU domain-containing protein — encoded protein: MTPLQLSDHIRTLLRDHDCVIIPDFGGLIADYAPAQVHPVRHTLAPPAKRVAFNQSLTRNDGLLVDAMVRALNVPAAQARQLIRDAVAALQAELTATQRTELPGIGVFRRAVGRGLEFEYTGTQNLLPASYGLPELVSRPVRATDALLARDRKPATPMMAAARSRRTMRAFKIAAGIVIAGLVLTANYMFAWQTDYLPNDWKLSVLQPHAQSVATPAEKVARQQATLANNGWSEEFVPDGAADSKEAAPVAPEVKVAKTPTVAARPVKPAAPAKGTASVAKTAAAPKAVAPAAALAKPTVAPAALAAEPTIKARTGRYYVIAGVYTSLKHALVGRKALVDHGHRDARVILPGPGSRQYRLSAVDFPDRTTAYNQVNKLRPHLGKDLWVLNY
- a CDS encoding TonB-dependent receptor, which translates into the protein MTFRSPQTLAFAALLAAVAPHASAWAQRTPAKTGGKIEDAEIEIVKERVNQLPEATRNYEKIKIEPPTKQKQNVGYTFPDFRLPADRLNPSVRVLTIKQEELSPLTGNYVKGAVGNYGTLYGKAYLHNTRSDAASYGLDFSHLSSTRGSVDKANSGSSQTSLGLNGETYSGPMTLGAKLDLGRERYNFYGYNRNVPRLPPEADSIKQVFQRAAVKVYARNRDKDAALQYDFGVGFNFWKDRFQARENNFNASLRSTYNMSEKGHVVVNGDVSFISYKDSATTSRPFVQITPSYELTLNRLAVSVGATLGYSGDTINDVSQFNVYPAIRLGYTVTEDKFLVFAGLGGAIQRVTMYDLTTEMPWIGPNQRVADTHRGPTLYFGFNATPVRALELNAKVTVSNDRNLYFYNNGGAVVPGAITNGIFRGDSTRFDLVYDKKATQLLNVHGEALYNATEQFRLGFKADYNGYKVHTLEKAYHRPAFQTGLFATYNMYSKLLLGAELYTYSSSYGSTYKRQDALVGYRKLPRATDSVVDLNLRGDYRFSENLSIFALGNNLLGRKYERFLNYPVKGINLLAGVTYDF
- a CDS encoding tetratricopeptide repeat protein, whose translation is MKFIPRMALAATLSAAAPLAAQAQQTQVFTNDQRFFQEGLELFDRGKYGAAQQSFQRYLDLTQRRSGELPSSHTTDAEYYYAVSGLYLFHPDAEDRILAFAANHPAHPKAPEAFFQLGKFYFDKKDYVRAVDYLQRVGADNLTGEQRAESEFKLAYSYFAQKEFDKAKLLFDRTKQGSTEYRFASSYYAGYLAYRAGDYAGARRDLAVAEQNDAYRPVVPAVMSQIYYKEGDFDGLIGYGTKALAQTPPPQSADEIQLLVGDAYYQKQDFKKAAEYFDRYAAGRKKIDPEVQYKIGYANYKMGDFKGAIGSLKGVAARRDSLGQNAAYHLGLSYLQSNQKQLALNSFDAARKANYDKNITENATVKYAQVNYELGNAPEVVASLKDFSKRFPRSKNQAVVDDILSESFLNSSDYAQALNYLDNLDERSSKLNATYQRVSYLQAATLYNNGRFNEALPLLDKSLKYPQDDALRAAAQVLKGEIYSIGQKYPEAIQSYTAAARTARSGSAAEADFDQRARYGLGYAYYNTKQYDRARPQFQAYLSDPQAKPTDPNYYDVTLRLADTYYVAKNYQQALDLYDKAIQANAQDKDYAYYQKSLTLGLMGRRDEASRNLSTLLKTNPNSRYADDAVYQQAQLDFESGNFQPAVDGFTRLIQNRPNSPLIPQALQKRGVAYANLNQHEKAVADYRQVLTQYPQTKSANTALYSLQESLTALGRTEEFDQYLAQYKQQNPSSNATESVEFEAAKSLYLAEKYQQAIPRLESYLKQYPSNALAADGRYFLADSYLKLNNKTEALPRLRAVVEEGKSEFVNRAVGRVADLEFENKNYAEAAKYYTRLREVSQNKREVANAGLGLMKSYYESGDFVGTRRVAEELRAQGNASPTASNAALLYLGKASYKAGNLDQAIPELTTAAAAADESGAEAQYLIADVLYQQKKYPEALDAAYKTNASNYELWQGRGFLLIADIYAAQGETFQARATLNSIIDNKFPLAEIIEGAKQRLSALPADATPAPAAPGKAAPGKTPTTSKPGTTTAPTSKKAPGRNSLVPTPAQPADSTSTTVEP